A region from the Salvelinus fontinalis isolate EN_2023a chromosome 23, ASM2944872v1, whole genome shotgun sequence genome encodes:
- the LOC129821452 gene encoding zinc finger protein 180-like produces MSSLHFTPPAEEEVVCWTEKEALGLKVVVKEEKEDDVTVKIELEGEAVTVKEEEKDVTVKEEEDAFRVKEEDVSVKEEKEKEKEENAVFEVKEEGEEEETEGERRDYRGSSGGPQQHHEADEAEKSLSTSGHLKKHHQRPTGKKPHCCSDCGKHCKSSSKLKIHQRVHTGEKPYSCNQCGKSFTNSSNLKTHQRTHTREKPYSCDQCGKSFTQSSNLVTHQRTHTGEQPYSCDQCGKNFTQSSNLVSHQRTHTGEQPYSCEQCGKNFSLGERLKEHQRTHTGENSYSCDQCGKSFTQSSYLVSHQRTHTGEQPYSCEQCGKNFSRRGHLKEHQRTHTGEKPYSCDVCGKSFTQSCNLVSHQRTHTGEQPYSCDQCGKSFTQSSNLVSHQRTHTGEQPYSCEQCGKNFSRREHLKEHQRTHTGEKPYSCDVCGKSFTQSCNLVLHQRTHTEEKPYTVGRTSI; encoded by the exons atgagctccCTACACTTCACCCCTCCTGCTGAAGAAGAggtggtctgctggacggagaaagaagctctgggtcTGAAggttgtcgtgaaagaggagaaggaagatgaTGTCACCGTAAAAATAGAattagagggtgaggctgttacagtgaaagaagaagagaaagacgttacagtgaaagaagaggaagacgcgttcagagtgaaagaggaggatgttTCAGtaaaagaagagaaagagaaagagaaagaggagaatgcAGTTTTTGAAgtgaaggaggaaggagaggaggaggagacggaaG gagagagacgggactatcgtggatcctctggggggcctcaacaacatcatgaagctgacgaggcagagaagagtctctccacatcaggacacctcaagaaacaccatcagagacccacagggaagaaacctcactgctgctctgactgtgggaaacattgCAAATCTTCATCAAAACTAAAAATACACCAgcgagtacacacaggagagaaaccttatagctgtaatcaatgtgggaagagttttactaatTCAAGTAATCTGaaaacacaccagagaacacacacaagagagaagccttatagctgtgatcagtgtggcaagagttttactcagtcaagtAACCTGgtaacacaccagagaacacacacaggagagcagccatatagctgtgatcagtgtggcaaGAATTTTACTCAGTCAAGCAACCTGGTATCacaccaaagaacacacacaggagagcagCCATATAGCTGTGAGCAATGTGGGAAAAACTTTTCTCTGGGAGAACGCCTTAAAgagcaccagagaacacacacaggagagaattcttatagctgtgatcagtgtggcaagagttttactcagtcaagctACCTGGTATCacaccaaagaacacacacaggagagcagCCATATAGCTGTGAGCAATGTGGGAAAAACTTTTCTCGGAGAGGACACCTTAAAgagcaccagagaacacacacaggagagaagccttatagctgtgatgtatgtgggaagagttttactcagtcatgtaacctggtatcacaccagagaacacacacaggagagcagccttacagctgtgatcagtgtggcaagagttttactcagtcaagcaACCTGGTATCacaccaaagaacacacacaggagagcagCCATATAGCTGTGAGCAATGTGGGAAAAACTTTTCTCGGAGAGAACACCTTAAAgagcaccagagaacacacacaggagagaagccttatagctgtgatgtatgtgggaagagttttactcagtcatgTAACCTGgtattacaccagagaacacacacagaagagaagccttatacagtggggagaacaagtatttga